Within candidate division KSB1 bacterium, the genomic segment CTGTTCACCTCATGAATGACTCCGCCTCCGATGAGCAACACGGCCTTTCGGTCACCTCCGATGGAAAAAAGTGGCCATCCTCCACTCGCAGCCGGTGTGCCTTTCAAGAAGTCTAAACTGGCAACCCCTGTGATGACCGTTCTTGGGCCAACCGGGTGGCGTAAAGCCCCGAACCCGCCAAAGTTGGCTTCGCCCTGTGCTAAGTCCTCTTTTCCAATTGGCAGTGTGAGAAATCCACCAATTGATATATTTGTTTGTCCTTGCGTGACAAGATGATACCGGCCTGTCACCCGCAAATCGGTTATTCCGGACTCACCACTACCATTATCTGGATCTGAATTGATAAATGCGATTCCCCCGGCGATTTCAAATTGCGGGTTGATTGGAAAGGCGCCACGCACGCCAACATGAGTGATTTTGCCACCGTCAAAATCACTGAATCCGACCGTTGCATCGCCGAATGGATTCTCAGCTACGGTGGCATCACGAAAAAACGTCTGAAACAAATGGACGTCATCCCGGGTATCGCTTTGCGCATAAAGCATTTTAATACCGCAAAAACATAAAGTTATTATAAAAAGAAAGTTTCGAGTGCGCATTTTTTCCTCCTTCTGTTGGTAAGTTTTAATGCTCTAAAAATATATAATGCAGAATATTAAAAGGCAACCGGATTATTTCTTTTGATTTTGATATCTAAGTTCTACTGCACACTGATCTTGGTAAAACTCTGCTCGATGCCGATGCTAAAGGGGTGAAAAAGTCAAGCGCCGTTAGCATATTTATACTTGATTAATTCTTGAATTTTTGACATGTTCCGATCAAGAGTTTTAATTAACAAATTTTAAGTGTTGAGCCCACTGAGCAAAAGTACACTTTTGTGTCATTAGGCTGTTTTGCGGGAGTCTAAATTTATACAAAGAAAAGGAGGACTTATAAAATGAGTGAAAAATTAATCGTTGAGAAATCAGTAAAACTTAACGCGGACATCTCAAAAGTTTGGGAGGCGTTGACCCATCCCGAAATAACCAAAAAATATTTCTTTAATTGTGAGGCCATTTCAGATTGGCAAGTTGGAAGCCCGATAATTTTCAAATTCATATCTGATGGAAAGGAAATCGTGCCCGTCAAAGGTGTTATAACGGCTATTGAACCGAACCGGCTGCTGGAACATACTTGCTTTGCGCCTGAATTTGAAAATAGGCCGTCAAAACACACGACTGTAACTTACAAGTTATCATCAGAAAATGGCATTACAAATCTTTCAGTAACGCAAGGAGAATTCGCAGACGAGGACACCTATAACCATACTCAGGCAAGTTGGGACACTGTTCTTGAAGGCCTAAAAACGATTTTAGAAAGTTAAAAATAATAAGGGATGGCGGAACCACGATGCTATCCGCTTAAAGCGATGGCATCTATCCTGTATCTAAGTCTTCCTCTTCTTCTTCTTCGCGGCCGGGAACAAAATATTATTCAGAATTAAGCGATAGCCTGGCGAGTTCTTGTGCAGCGAAAGCTGAGTCGGTGGGTCATAAACGAAATGCTGGTAATCTTCCGGGTCATGGCCGCCGTAAAACGTAAAAGTGCCGCGGCCTAAATTGCCGTGAATATATTTAACCTCTTCGCCTCCTTCAACTTCACCCAAAACCGTAATCGACTTTTTAATCAAACTTCTTTTAAACCCGGTTAACTGGCCCATAAATCCTTTGACCACCGAAACGTGGTTCTGAGTTAACATGGTCGGCACCGGGTCATACTTCGCAGAGAATTCAAATAAAGTAAAGTAATCGGCCTCGGCATTTCGGATGCGCGGCATGTTGCTCGGTGGAAAGTCGATATCCGAATGTTCATAGACTAACGGGTTCTGCTCGATGGTGAAGTTTTCAAATGCGAATGTTTTGGAGTAATCCAACTTTGCCTGGCAGTCGGGGTCCTGCGGGTCACCGTCAAAGACCGCGGCGGCGATATCGGTGTTTTCTGCAGCCAAAGCAAGCTCGATAGTATCGGTGGCCGAGCACATGGCAAAAAGAAAGCCGCCGCTGAGAACATAATTTTTGAAAGCGCGGGCAACTGCTTTCTTTTCTTCCGAAGTTTTGGAAAACCCCGCGGCTTTGGCCATGGTTTCACTTTGCAAAACTTCTTCAATGTACCAGGGCGCATTGCGAAAGTTGGCGTAAAACTTACCGTACTGGCCGCTAAAATCCTCGTGGTGCAAATGAAGCCAATCATATTTTTTTAAATCCCCTTTGAGCGCCTCTTCGTCCCAAAGGGTTTCGTAAGGAATTTCCGCGTAAGTCAACGCCAGGGTCACGGCATCGTCCCAGACCTGTTTGTTTGGCGGTGTGTAAATCGCGATCTTGGGGGCTTTTTCCAGCAAGATGATGTCCGTATTGCCCTCCTCAATCTCGGCATAAACTTGCGAGGCTTGTGTGCCGGAGAGGTTTGAAAAAGTCACGCCCCGCAGTCTTAATTCGCGTTCGACCGCCGGGAAGTAGTCAATCATGAAGGAGCCGCCACGGTAATTGAGCAGCCATTCGACATTTATCGAACGTTCCAATGCCCAGAACGCGACGCCGTAAGCTTTGAGATGATCGGTCTGTTTCAAGTCCATTGGAATGAGGACTTTTTGAGCGAATGCGGTTGAGAAGTGAAGAGTGAAAAGTGAAAAGATTAAAAGAGCCAATTTGTTCAAGAAATTCTTACTCCTGTAAAAAATATCTTTTTTTGATCAGCAGAATGACTTGTAATTAACAGATTTCTCGCGGAGCCTGTCCTGAGCAAAGCCGAAGGGCTCGAAATGACGCTAAAGAACGCGCGTCAATTACTCAACTGCCTCGATTGCAGCTCCCGCAACTTCTGCCGGACTTCTTCGAGATAGACGCTGCTGGGATACTTGATGAGAAGCTGCTCATAAGCTTGATAAGCTTTTTGACTATCGCCCAACTCAGTTTCATAGACTTCAGCAATTCGCTTTTGCGCCAGTTCATTTTGCAGACTTTCAGGGTAGTCGTCCAGCAAACCTTGAAAATAACCGATGGCAGCCGCGTAGTTTCCGCGCTCACTTTCTAGTTCCCCAAGGTCGAAGAGCGACTCATCGAGAATGCTGGCGGTGGGGTAATTGCTTATGATTTCCTGAAGCGTTTTAATCGCATCGGCAAGCTTTTTTTGCACTCTGTGCTTTTGCGCCTGGCCATAAACCACCAACGCTTCTTTGGATTCGGCCTGATTTTCTTCAATTAAAAACGTCAGTTCAAGGGCATCGTTTACAAAAGGCTGCTCTCCTTTTTTTTGCGCGATTTTTTCAGTAATTTTATGCAGCTTCTCGAGCGCTGTGTCAAATTCGCCTTGCATAAAATCTAAATTAGCACTTTTAAACAAGGCTTCATCCCGCGCAGTTGGATTAGCAGTGCGGAGACTTTGAGTTCTGTCATACCAGAGTTGAGCCTTTTCAAAGTCTCCTTGCGCCGCGTAGCAGTCTCCAATTCGAAAATGCGCCTGGACAGAATTTTTGCTATTCGGATACTTTCGGATTAATAAATGATAAGTACCAAGCGCTTTGTCTAATTCGAAAAGGTCCTGGAAATAAATTTCGCCTATTTGAAATAGAGCGTCCTGCACCCAGCGGGTTTTTGGAAACGAATCGATCAAATCATTGTAGCTTGTCAATGCTTCCGCGGAAAACCCACGCATTTGCCTGGAAATTGCAACTCCGTAAAACGCCCGCGGCCGATAAGGAGATTTATTATAATTTGTGAGAATGAGTTCAAAAGCATCCTGAGCGAACTGATATTGACCGGCCCGCAGCGATTTTTCCGCGAAAAAATAGAGCTCCTGTCCCTGCTTCTTTTGGTTAGTTGGCTCTTTCACGGTTTCAAGAAATTTGAACTGCTGCAAAGCCATCTCAAAATCCTCGACGCGCAGATAGAGATTGGCAAGAAGCTTGCGAACCAAGTACGCCTGCTTACTTCGTGGAAGTTGCGATTTTAAAACTTCGGCGACTTCGTGGGCATGCTCGGGGTCTTTGGTATAACCGGTAATTCGACCCTCGATGTAACTGAACTGTCTCGGATTTTTTTCAAGATAGCTTAAATACTCTAAAGTCGCTTCGCGGTATTTCAGGCGCAGGACATAAATATTCGCCAATTCAAAAACAAACAGATGCTGCTGGCCGAATGCTTGGCGGGCATTTTGATAAACCTCCATTGCCTGGTCGTAAAGCC encodes:
- a CDS encoding SRPBCC domain-containing protein; protein product: MSEKLIVEKSVKLNADISKVWEALTHPEITKKYFFNCEAISDWQVGSPIIFKFISDGKEIVPVKGVITAIEPNRLLEHTCFAPEFENRPSKHTTVTYKLSSENGITNLSVTQGEFADEDTYNHTQASWDTVLEGLKTILES
- a CDS encoding asparagine synthetase B, with amino-acid sequence MALLIFSLFTLHFSTAFAQKVLIPMDLKQTDHLKAYGVAFWALERSINVEWLLNYRGGSFMIDYFPAVERELRLRGVTFSNLSGTQASQVYAEIEEGNTDIILLEKAPKIAIYTPPNKQVWDDAVTLALTYAEIPYETLWDEEALKGDLKKYDWLHLHHEDFSGQYGKFYANFRNAPWYIEEVLQSETMAKAAGFSKTSEEKKAVARAFKNYVLSGGFLFAMCSATDTIELALAAENTDIAAAVFDGDPQDPDCQAKLDYSKTFAFENFTIEQNPLVYEHSDIDFPPSNMPRIRNAEADYFTLFEFSAKYDPVPTMLTQNHVSVVKGFMGQLTGFKRSLIKKSITVLGEVEGGEEVKYIHGNLGRGTFTFYGGHDPEDYQHFVYDPPTQLSLHKNSPGYRLILNNILFPAAKKKKRKT
- a CDS encoding tetratricopeptide repeat protein — encoded protein: MKKLFRWLRKLAKRFPQPRQLHILGTRKWIMLFVTLAVTFALTSTTLAQTTDVNKSRLRTAQDLERRRSYDNALRIYRSLYDLVPRNQLYYEGVKRNMLRLKKFDELVVIIKTQINLSNGNNPRFWADLGNVYYKRGDPSQAMSIWETVLADDPKQKSGYIYVANAMVQNRLYDQAMEVYQNARQAFGQQHLFVFELANIYVLRLKYREATLEYLSYLEKNPRQFSYIEGRITGYTKDPEHAHEVAEVLKSQLPRSKQAYLVRKLLANLYLRVEDFEMALQQFKFLETVKEPTNQKKQGQELYFFAEKSLRAGQYQFAQDAFELILTNYNKSPYRPRAFYGVAISRQMRGFSAEALTSYNDLIDSFPKTRWVQDALFQIGEIYFQDLFELDKALGTYHLLIRKYPNSKNSVQAHFRIGDCYAAQGDFEKAQLWYDRTQSLRTANPTARDEALFKSANLDFMQGEFDTALEKLHKITEKIAQKKGEQPFVNDALELTFLIEENQAESKEALVVYGQAQKHRVQKKLADAIKTLQEIISNYPTASILDESLFDLGELESERGNYAAAIGYFQGLLDDYPESLQNELAQKRIAEVYETELGDSQKAYQAYEQLLIKYPSSVYLEEVRQKLRELQSRQLSN